In Lachnospiraceae bacterium, the DNA window TTATTTTCACACCGATCTTTCTGCCGATCGCACAAAGCCTTGGTATGAGCGATATCCAGTTCGGTGTTATGCTGATCTTCAACATGTGCCTTGGAAACATCACACCTCCTGTAGGTTCTGTTCTGTTTGTAGGCTGCGGGATCAGTAAGATCAGTATTGAAGACGTTACCAAGACCCTGCTTCCTTATTTTGCAGTGCTGTTCCTTCTTCTTTTAGCTGTTACCTATATTCCTGCACTGTCATTAGGTGTACCAAAATTAATGGGATTGATCTGATCACCAAAATCTGTCACAACAACGCTGAACAGACCGGCATTCCTATTTCTTTGAAAAATCTCTGGTAATCTCTTATAAAGTAGGCTATAATAAAGCGAAAAAACATTTAGTAGCTGAACAGACTTAGAGAAAGAGGGTGAAGGAAATGCACAAATTTATGCGCACCATAGGATTTAGCGGCTGCGACAGTGACCTGGAAATAGATAAGATCATGCGAAAGCTGGCAAAAACAGCTACAAAAACGGCTGTATTGGAAAGAAACGACCACCCCGGTCTTTATGAGCTCCGTGCGGAACTGGCACCGGGAATGGGGATCGTCATGATCGGTCAGATGACAGAAAAAGGAACTTTTAAACGGGAATATGCATTCCCTTATGTAACCGGCAGCGATATTTCATCTTCTGCTGAATGTTCCATCCAGCGCCATGCTGAACGTGAAACCTATGCCGGCCTTTTAGATGAATACCGCGTAGGCATTTCCCTTATCTTTTATATAACTAATTCCATAGAATATAGAAGCCGCCGGTCAAAGCGACTTCCGGTACTGGCAAAAAATATATGCCTGTCCGGACTTGCTTCCCAGGGAAAGGTCTTGCTGCCAGTAAAAAAGACTCCCAAGCAGGCTGCCGACCTGAAACAGGCCGCCAGAAAACGAGGAAATCTCTTAGAAGCTGCCCGCCGGGGTGATACGGACGCTATTGAAACCCTGACTGTAGAGGATATGGATCTGTATTCAATGGTCACAAGGCGTATTATAAAAGAGGATATGTACTCTATTATCGAAACCAGCTTTATGCCAAGCGGCATTGAATGCGACCAGTATTCCATTATCGGAAATATCTTAAGCGTAAACCTGGTGGAAAATGAACTGACAAAAGAAGAAATCTACCGTCTGCGTGTAGAATGCAATGATATGGTATTTACTGTTGCCATCAACAAAGCCGACCTTTTAGGTGAACCGGCACCTGGCAGACGTTTTAAGGGTCAGATCTGGATGCAGGGACTTGTTGATTTTGGTGTAAATGATATGTTGTGTTAAATGAATTTTCCTATATGTTTTGCCCCCGCATATGCGGGGGCGTTTTTGTATACATAAAAGACTTGCATTTTTCATGGAAAAAGGTTAAAATATCTAAGGATTGTATTTCAATTTTATTTTATATTATATTTGCGTCAATAGCTCAGCAGGATAGAGCGTCCCCCTCCTAAGGTTGCGTTACAACGGCCACCTCAAAAAAAACTAAATAAGGGATTGCAGTTCGACTTTGATCGGGCTATAATCATATATCAGACACGTCCATATAGCTCAGCTGGATAGAGCACACGCCTCCTAAGCGTGGGGTCGGAGGTTCAAATCCTCTTATGGACGCCAGTGAACAACGCCGAAAGCCTTTGTTTTCAAGGGTTTTCGGCTTTTCTTATATAAAAAGCTACGAAAAAGCTCTTTCACTGTATGAGATAAAATTCTACTCCAAAATTTGATTTTTGACAACCCCTCCAGAATCGAACGGTTGTTATAAGACAAAATCGCCAGCTAATTTTTAGCAGAAAACGGGCTGTTCTTGCTAATGAAAATGCCCTTCCTGCTAATCAGCCCCAAAATCGTGCCAAAAATCCAGCTAATCAAAAAAGGCGGATGTTTTGAATACCATGCAGTTATAGCAGATAAAATTAAATATCGTTATGTACATAGAGCGTCTATTTGCCCCGCATTGGGGATGGATAGGCGCTCTTTTTTTATGCCCAAACCCATGGGCAAATACAAGAGATTGGAGGTGTTTTATTTGAGCAAGCCTGTTTATACCGCAGACAAGCCGAGCGACTGTCATTACTGCTACTTCTGGACGAATGGCAGAAAGGGCTGCCGTCTGGGTAGAAATAATTGCTACTACTTAATCTCTTTGCCGCCGAAACCCAAGTCGGAATGTGATGGCTGTCCCTATGGGCGAGATCACCCGTGCATTGGTTGGTGTACGAAGAAGGTTATGCGTGAAGTGGGGCTTCGTTGATATGGATGTGTATGAACAGGAATACCGCTTCTACTATTTTGCCCGATGTCCTTACGAAAAGACGGATACGACTTTCCGCAGCATTCCGCTGACAACAGAAAGTTTTCCGCAGAAAGAAGGTGGTGAAGCCGTGTGAGTTTTGATTATTTTTACGGTCAGCAATCCGATCTATTCACATTCTATCGAGTTCCGAAGGTGTTGTTCACGAACGAGAGGTTCTGGAATATTTCTGCCGATGCCAAGATGCTGTATGGCATTTTGCTTGACCGCATGAGCCTGTCTGCCAAGAATGGTTGGATAGATAAAAACGGTAGAGTGTATATCATTTTTACAATCGACGAAGCGAAGATGGCTCTGAACTGTGCTGAACAAAAGGCTATCAAGCTGCTCAGTGAACTTGAGAAGAAAGCAGGATTGATTGAACGTAAGCGCCAGGGTTTGGGAAAGCCCAACCTGATCTATGTGAAGAACTTTATCTCTGCTGTGGATTCACAACTCTTGAATTGTGAAAATCACAATTCTGGAACAATGGAAATCACAACTCAAGAACTTCCGAAATCACAATGTAATAATACTGATATTAAAAATACTGAATTTAGTGATACTGATTCTATCTTTCCTTCCGGAAATGGTGGAATGATGGACGAGAATGACCGGTATCAAGAATACTTTGATTATTTCTCGGATCAGCTCAGTATGGATTTGTTGAAGAAGGATTACCCTTACGATTCCGAAATGCTGGATAACATTCTGGAGTTGATCGTTGAAACAGTTTGCACGAAGCGACCGTTGATTCGCATTGGTGCAGAGGAGCGTCCGGCAGAAATTGTCCGCAGTCGGTTTATGAAACTGAATGCCGAACACATTCGATATGTTATGGACTGCTTCAAGGAGAACACCACAAAGATTAGAAATATCCGTCAGTATATGCTGACTACGATATACAATGCGCCGACGACAATAGACACCTACTACGATGCTCTTGTTCGGCACGATATGTCACACGGATATTTGGAAGGAGGATTTAAGAAATTGAAAATGAAGCGAGAGGAAGGAGAGTGACGATAAATGTCGAAAAAAGCAACCATCATTGCGGTGGTCAATCAGAAAGGAGGCACTGGAAAGACCACCACCACCGAGAATCTGGGCGTTGGCTTGGCTCTTGAAGGAAAAAAGGTGCTTCTGGTAGACACCGATCCCCAGGCTTCCCTGACGGTCAGTTTGGGCAATCCCTGCCCGGATGATCTGTCTCCGACACTTTCCGATCTGATGGGAAAGATTATGATGGAAAACCCTATTACTCCCGATGAAGGGATTCTTCATCATCCGGAGGGCGTTGATTTGGTGCCGTCCAACATCGAACTCTCAGGTATGGAGGTAGCACTGGTCAATGCCATGAGCCGGGAAACCATTCTCCGGCAATACCTGGATACAGTCAAACAGAATTATGATTACATTCTTCTTGACTGTATGCCGTCTTTGGGTATGCTGACCGTCAATGCGTTGGCAGCTGCCGACAATGTGCTGATACCGGTTCAGGCAGCATACCTTCCTGCAAAGGGTCTGGAACAGCTGCTTGGAACCATCAACAAGGTCAAGAGGCAAATCAACCCGAAACTGAGGATTGAAGGGATTCTTCTGACGATGGTGGACAGCCGCACCAACTACTCCAAAGACATCAGCAATCTGATTCGGGAGAGCTACGGCGGAAAGCTGAAGGTTTACAAGACCGACATTCCCCGCTCTGTCCGTGCAGAGGAAATCAGCGCAGAGGGAACCAGTATCTTCAAGCATGATCCCAAAGGCAAAGTTGCCGAAGCCTATAAAATTCTGACGAAGGAGGTGTTAAACAATGCAGAAAAAAGGCGCAAACATCAGCTTGAAGGGGTACGATGATATTTTCTCCACCGATCAATCCAGAGCTGAAGCCCAGCAGGAGCGTGTGCAGGAAATTCCGCTTTCTGAGCTACACCCCTTTGAGGGACACCCCTTCCGTGTGGTTGATGATGAAGAAATGATGAAAACGGCAGAGAGCGTCCGAGATTTCGGAGTTCTCACTCCTGCGATTGTCCGTCCTGACCCCGACGGTGGTTATGAAATCGTTTCTGGTCACAGGCGGCACCGGGCATCGGAGCTTGCGGGTAAGGAAACCATGCCTGCGATTGTTCGTGACCTGGACGATGATGCAGCCATTATTTTGATGGTTGATGCGAATTTGCAGAGGGAGAGTATCCTGCCGAGTGAAAGAGCATTTGCTTATAAGATGAAGCTGGATGCGATTAAACATCAAGGTCAACGCACCGATTTAACTTCATCCCAAGTTGGGATGAAGTTGCAGGCAATGGATATAGTCGGTCAGGAGGCAGGAGAAAGCAGAAATCAGGTACACCGTTATATCCGTCTGACCGAACTGATTCCGGAACTGCTGGATATGGTAGATACGGGTCAGATCAAATTCAATCCTGCGGTGGAGCTTTCCTATCTGGCAAGTGAAGAACAGAAGGATTTTCTTTCTGCAATGGATTATGCTCAAGCAGCTCCTTCCCTTTCGCAAGCACAGCGAATTAAAAAGCTCGCACAGGAGGGCGAGTGTACGCTGGATGCGATGTGCGAGATTATGAATGAAATCAAGAAGGGAGAGCTGGACAGAGTAACCTTCAAAACGGATTCGTTGCGAAAATACTTCCCGAAGTCCTATACCAACAAGCAGATGGAGGATAAAATCATTCAGCTTTTGGAGCAATGGCAGAAAAAAAGAGAAAAATCAATGGAAAGGTAAGGTAAAAAATGTTTACACCCAAAAACATTCAGGGCGCTTTGGAAGAACTCTACGACCTTTGCGATCCTGATTATATGGTAGATATGCTCGTAAACTACAGTGAGGAGTTCGATGATATTTCTCCTGCGCTTCTGGCAAAGTCGTTACTTGTCCACGACACCCCAGGGATTCGGGTAATCATTAAGCCGCAGGTGGCTGGCCCGCTTCTCAGGAATTTCACCTCACTTCGTTTAGTCTTACCCATGGCCTGCGACGGTTGTTATCACGCTCGGACTATGGCTATAAGAGAGCTCCCCTCTTTGTTATGCCATGACCGGATGCCATCCGATGTATTCCAGCCTGATATATTTCTGATAAACCGCAAAATCATCTATACAGCAAAATGGGTTGGCCTGTTATGTGAGTGGCAGCTCTCAGAAAATATACCGCTGATGTAGCGGCTATTACGCCCAAAGAGGATCAAACTTAATGATTCGTATATGAGGTTGTCAAGGTGCAAGTGAAAGGATTTCCCTCTCACTTGCTACTGCCACTTTTTTTAGAAATCTATAACCAACTTTTTTATTTTTTCTTCAATTTTTTTCAGACGCTTATGAGCTGCGGGCTGACTAATGCCATATCTTTTGGCTAATTGCAGTGTACTTGGCTTTTCCATGCCGTAATAATCCAAGATAAAAGAGCGTTCTTTCTGACTCAGCTGCTGCAAAGCACGGTGCAGATCGGCCATAAGAAGATTACAAATTGCTTGTTCCGCAGTATCAACAGATTCATCCACAAACAAATCTGTATCCTGATAACCTTCCTCTGTGCCGTCACGATCTCCCACATGAGAAGCCGGGAATATAGAGCGACTTTTCTCATGTTCCTGGAGATAGCGGCTGTGGCGGTCCTCCTGTTGGTATTTTTCAAAATCTTTGCGAGAACATTCCATGATAATGCGGTCATCTTCATCACGGAACATTTTGACTGTTTCAACAAAAAAGCGCCCAGTAAAGCAACCATTGCGGCGTGCCTTACTGAACGCTGAAAAACTGATTTCCTCCCATTCCTGTGGGCTGTTATTTTTCCAAATGAATACTCTCGTCATATCCTTTCCTCCGTTCAAATTCTTGGTAGTCAGCGAATTTGAACGGTGTCATGGATATTTTGCTATGTACGCCTCCCAGCGCATACCGGCCTCCTAATACCGGGCAAAGAAAAAGGCCGGAAGTGTTTTCACCTCCAGCCATGTTCCTGCCGCCATATTGCAGCAGGAATGAAAAAAGCCCGGTTAATGCCGGGCCTTATGTAGAAAAGTATTCAATTTAGCGCATTCCTGCCACTATAACAAGTATAGCAGGTCGGAAGTCGGAAGGGAGTAGGGATTAGGTCGGGGATTTGTCGGGATTTAGTCGGGGCAGCTCCTCCAGGACTTCTGGAATAGAATATCCAAACAAGCAAACAGAAAATAAATAGATGGCTTCTCGTTTTCGGTCATAAAAGACACTGCGCTCTATATTTAGTTCTTCCAGCAATTCTTTCTCTGTACTGTTGAACCGATAGATGAATTGCTTAGTCAAAATTTCATAGTAAAGTTCTCCTCGATCCGGATACCGTTTCAGCCGAAGGAGTGCACGGTCAATAATATTGACCAGCATTTGATTTTGAACAAGGCAGCAAACTTTTTCTTCAAAGGCTTGCAGTTCAATATCTGGTGCAAAATTTTCAAGATAGCAGAGGCCAGACTCTATATCTTGTTCTCCCATAATCCAAGCAGTTTCTTGTAATTCTTCTGCCCGTTCACTCAGAACCCAGACTACATCACGGTAAATCTTTAGAATCAGCTTACTTCTATGAAACGCAGCGTCGCTGTTAAGCCCCAAAGCTGTTAGCCTGCTGTTACATTTTTGGATTGTTGTACTTTCTTTTCTCATAGAACATCCCTCCTTGTTCGCAATATTGCGAACATATTAGGTACAAAATAGCATAGCAGAGGAGAGTGAGAGAGGGCAGTGCCTCCCTCTATTCCTCCCTTTGGTTATATCAGGTTCCTGGATTTTAGACGAATCTGCATTGCTTGCTTGGAAACCTCAAAAATATTTGCCATTTCTACAATGAGCTGTTCATCTGTCCGGCCTATTCTAAGCCGGTAAAAACATTTTTTGATCTGCGGTAAAGGCATTAGTAGAGCAGAGGCCAGAGTGTCTGCCTGACGCTCAATTATGCCATGACTTTCGTCGGAAGAAACATTTCCGTTATACGCAGCAACATCTCCAGTACCGGAGTATAACTTCTTATGCAGTACCCAATGAGCCAGCTCATGGGCACAGGTAAAACGGAGCCGCCCTAATTTTGACGGATCACAAAGCCGTTCATCAATTAAGATTGTACCGGCTCTTACTGCAATCATTCGATACTGTCTCTGTATCTGGTCATATAAGACAACAGCACCGTCATCGAAAATGGTTTCCCCTAATATCTTGGGGTTTTTGCTTAGTGTATGAAACTCCAGGATTAGGTCAAACTTTGTCTCGATAATGGTTTCGATTGGCACAGGACATGGTTGCCCGGATAGCAGAGAGGGATCATATTCCATCAGGATTTTTCGCCCTACCGCTTCGATTGCTTCTGTACGGATTTGTGGAATTGACAAAGCTCTCCCCCCTATCGTTTACGCTCCTTTAGCATTTTCATAAATGTCTGCCATTCTTCATCGGTAGCGTCTACTTCTTTTGCCACACGCAAGGCTGCCCGAACAATATCTTTTTCCATGATATAGTCTGGCAAATCAGCAGATACTGTATTGCGTGATTTTGCAGCCAGATCCAAAAGCAACTCATATTCTGATTTATCCAAATTCAGAAAGGCGGAGATGCGTTCCACAAAATCTCCATTGGGAGCAGGACGGCGGCTCTGTTCAATGTCACACAGATAGCCGTAAGCAATATTCAAATGCTTGGCTGTATCGCGTAAATTGAATTTGTGCGCCTTGCGTTTCTCGGCTATAAATGATCCAAAAGTTATATTGCCCACAGCATTCACCTCTCATTTGTTCGACGAACTGCGAACATCTTGCTTATATTGTATATCGAACAACTGTTCAGTTCAAGGGTAAAAATTTCATTATAAAAGAGGTGTTAAAAATCAATAACACCTCTTTTGCGCTATATAAATTCATGAGCAATTTGCTGCATTTCTGTAATGCACTCTTTTGGGGATAGGATTTTTATTTTTCCCTTGAATTTGAATATCCAGCCATAAAAAGTTCCACTGGGGTTTACTTCAATCCTTGCTGTGAAGTGTCCATCATCATATTTCTCAACAGGTACATCTTCTCCATAATGGTCTATGATTACACGCATCAGTTCGCTTTCACATACCAGGGTTACTTCTTTCGATGACTCTGAGGTAAACATATCCACCATTTTGTTTGTATAGGAGGCTACATCAAATCCCTCTATCGGTATAAAGCAAGTTTCAAGGGTTTCTACGCCTGTTAGCCGATCTACACGGAAGTGAGCAATTTTCTGATGCTTCAGAGAAAATCCAATCAAATAGTAATGGTCATTTTTCCATTCAAGCGCATAAGGATTTACGACATAATAATATCCATCGTGCTTTAAGATTTTCTTTTTTTCCTGAGTATATTCATAGTATTGGAACCGAATTTGCTGATGGTTTCCAATCGCTGTTTGGATATTATCAATGATATAGTAAACCTTTTCATTATGCGGTTTGACACGGCTGGATAAAGCAGCAAATTTTTGAAGCTGCTCTGCCTGATGTGTGCTGGTCAGACGGCATAATTTCTGTACCAGTTCCTCGGATTTCTTGGCAGAAATGATCTTCGAGGAAGCTACTGCATCTGTCAGCATTTTCAGTTCTGGATACTCAAACAGGCGGCTTCCCATAAAATATTGGTTTTGGGTACTCTTGACCACCACAATATCAATTCCTGCATCGATCAGCGCATTGGTATCCGCGTAAACAGTCTGCCGCACTGCCTGAATTCCTTTTCCATTCAGATGGGCAATGATGTCAGATACTGTGGCGGGATGGTTTTCATTGGTCCGCTCATAGAGAAACCGGAGCAATTCCAGTACCCGCATATTTGTTGAATTCTGCATACTTCACCTCCTCGATTCTTAAAATGGCCTATTTTGTATGGTGTCCAGCCCCAAAGACCAGAAGCAGGGCAACAACACAGAGAAGCAGGCCCAGCCAATTTCGATCCATAATCAGCTTGATTACCGCCACAAGCAGCAGTCCGCCCACCAGGAGCACAACGCCGTTCATTCAGCGTCCTCCAGAGGCATATTTCCCCATGTTGATGTCCAGCACCCCTCTGGGCGGCTGGATCAGGGCGTCCTCATACTGACACTTCCACTGAATCTCTCGGCACATCTGGCCATCCGCCACGCCGTCTATGGTTTCCCCATCCTGAATGGGGTTATCATGCTCCAATATGTACGATGCCACATTGTAGGCGTGGTTTACCACCCAGTTGGGGTCCA includes these proteins:
- a CDS encoding DUF3881 family protein gives rise to the protein MHKFMRTIGFSGCDSDLEIDKIMRKLAKTATKTAVLERNDHPGLYELRAELAPGMGIVMIGQMTEKGTFKREYAFPYVTGSDISSSAECSIQRHAERETYAGLLDEYRVGISLIFYITNSIEYRSRRSKRLPVLAKNICLSGLASQGKVLLPVKKTPKQAADLKQAARKRGNLLEAARRGDTDAIETLTVEDMDLYSMVTRRIIKEDMYSIIETSFMPSGIECDQYSIIGNILSVNLVENELTKEEIYRLRVECNDMVFTVAINKADLLGEPAPGRRFKGQIWMQGLVDFGVNDMLC
- a CDS encoding replication initiator protein A, with product MSFDYFYGQQSDLFTFYRVPKVLFTNERFWNISADAKMLYGILLDRMSLSAKNGWIDKNGRVYIIFTIDEAKMALNCAEQKAIKLLSELEKKAGLIERKRQGLGKPNLIYVKNFISAVDSQLLNCENHNSGTMEITTQELPKSQCNNTDIKNTEFSDTDSIFPSGNGGMMDENDRYQEYFDYFSDQLSMDLLKKDYPYDSEMLDNILELIVETVCTKRPLIRIGAEERPAEIVRSRFMKLNAEHIRYVMDCFKENTTKIRNIRQYMLTTIYNAPTTIDTYYDALVRHDMSHGYLEGGFKKLKMKREEGE
- a CDS encoding ParA family protein, producing MSKKATIIAVVNQKGGTGKTTTTENLGVGLALEGKKVLLVDTDPQASLTVSLGNPCPDDLSPTLSDLMGKIMMENPITPDEGILHHPEGVDLVPSNIELSGMEVALVNAMSRETILRQYLDTVKQNYDYILLDCMPSLGMLTVNALAAADNVLIPVQAAYLPAKGLEQLLGTINKVKRQINPKLRIEGILLTMVDSRTNYSKDISNLIRESYGGKLKVYKTDIPRSVRAEEISAEGTSIFKHDPKGKVAEAYKILTKEVLNNAEKRRKHQLEGVR
- a CDS encoding ParB/RepB/Spo0J family partition protein — encoded protein: MQKKGANISLKGYDDIFSTDQSRAEAQQERVQEIPLSELHPFEGHPFRVVDDEEMMKTAESVRDFGVLTPAIVRPDPDGGYEIVSGHRRHRASELAGKETMPAIVRDLDDDAAIILMVDANLQRESILPSERAFAYKMKLDAIKHQGQRTDLTSSQVGMKLQAMDIVGQEAGESRNQVHRYIRLTELIPELLDMVDTGQIKFNPAVELSYLASEEQKDFLSAMDYAQAAPSLSQAQRIKKLAQEGECTLDAMCEIMNEIKKGELDRVTFKTDSLRKYFPKSYTNKQMEDKIIQLLEQWQKKREKSMER
- a CDS encoding sigma-70 family RNA polymerase sigma factor; this translates as MTRVFIWKNNSPQEWEEISFSAFSKARRNGCFTGRFFVETVKMFRDEDDRIIMECSRKDFEKYQQEDRHSRYLQEHEKSRSIFPASHVGDRDGTEEGYQDTDLFVDESVDTAEQAICNLLMADLHRALQQLSQKERSFILDYYGMEKPSTLQLAKRYGISQPAAHKRLKKIEEKIKKLVIDF
- a CDS encoding ImmA/IrrE family metallo-endopeptidase — protein: MSIPQIRTEAIEAVGRKILMEYDPSLLSGQPCPVPIETIIETKFDLILEFHTLSKNPKILGETIFDDGAVVLYDQIQRQYRMIAVRAGTILIDERLCDPSKLGRLRFTCAHELAHWVLHKKLYSGTGDVAAYNGNVSSDESHGIIERQADTLASALLMPLPQIKKCFYRLRIGRTDEQLIVEMANIFEVSKQAMQIRLKSRNLI
- a CDS encoding helix-turn-helix domain-containing protein, producing MGNITFGSFIAEKRKAHKFNLRDTAKHLNIAYGYLCDIEQSRRPAPNGDFVERISAFLNLDKSEYELLLDLAAKSRNTVSADLPDYIMEKDIVRAALRVAKEVDATDEEWQTFMKMLKERKR
- a CDS encoding WYL domain-containing protein, with amino-acid sequence MQNSTNMRVLELLRFLYERTNENHPATVSDIIAHLNGKGIQAVRQTVYADTNALIDAGIDIVVVKSTQNQYFMGSRLFEYPELKMLTDAVASSKIISAKKSEELVQKLCRLTSTHQAEQLQKFAALSSRVKPHNEKVYYIIDNIQTAIGNHQQIRFQYYEYTQEKKKILKHDGYYYVVNPYALEWKNDHYYLIGFSLKHQKIAHFRVDRLTGVETLETCFIPIEGFDVASYTNKMVDMFTSESSKEVTLVCESELMRVIIDHYGEDVPVEKYDDGHFTARIEVNPSGTFYGWIFKFKGKIKILSPKECITEMQQIAHEFI